A window of Pullulanibacillus sp. KACC 23026 genomic DNA:
ACTCACGGGGCCGTTATGACATTAATGATGGGATATTTCGATAACACTTATGACTTGAATTTTTTACATAGCACGTCAAAACCAGATATTTATAGAATGGAATTTAATGAACAAAACTTATTGAATGTTCAAAGACTATGGGATGAGAAATAAATGGTCCTGAAACAGAAGAGGTGGAATGGTTTAATTCTAACAAATTACCTTTATTAATGATTCCAAATAGAAGAAAACAAATTAAAAATTATTATATTGGTCGTGGAACAGGCAGATATATGTTTTGGGAATTCAATAATCCAGCAAGCGAAACTGTTGGAGAGAATACGGAAGAGTTACTTTCAAAAGTAAGAATTGAAGGTAAATCAATTAAAGAAATATGGGATTTAATTGAGATTGATGTGTTTTATTGAATCAACGGTTTGTGAAGGTTCTTCAACTAAAGACTGATATAGAAGGTTCAATATGCTCAAGCATCGATTATTAAAAGAAATTAAAGGATGTGTTTTTATCAAAGCTATTATTTTTGATTTTGATGGCACACTTGCCGATACTCTGCCAATTTGCTTTAATGCGTTTCAGTTTGTATTTAAGGAGTTTGATAACAGAGAAATCACTCCAGAAGAGATTAAAACAATGTTTGGTCCTTCTGAAACTGGAATAATAAGAGAAAATCTAATGAATAGTAATTATGATCAAGCCATTGAAATGTATTATCAGAAATATGGTGACTATCATCAAGATCTCGTTACAGAGAACAAGGAAATCAATGATTTACTTTTATATTTAAAGACTGAAGGCTATAAATTAGCAATTGTTACGGGAAAGGCACGGAGAAGTCTAGAGATTTCTATGGATTGCCTTAATATGAGGGACGTGTTTGATGTCATTATAACGGGCGATGACGTTGAATTACCTAAACCCAATCCTGAAGGAATAAATAAGGTATTATCCATTTTAAATATAAAAAATAATGAAGCGGTTTTTCTTGGAGACAGTGATGCAGATATTCAAGCTGGCTTAGGGGCTCAAGTATATACAATCGGAGTTCAGTGGTTACCGAATTATCAATCACTTGAATTTAGTGTTAAGCCTAACCAGTTAGTAAAAAGCCCATCCGAGTTCAGAGAATTACTAATTGATATAATTTAAATTTTCAACTAACAGATGCGTTTGTGGAATAAGAGTGTTGCCGCCCTTATCTAAAAGGAAGCGAGCGTCTCTTCAATAACAATTGGAGAGACGCTTTTAATTTTTCTAACCATATAAAGGAAAATAATGCTATGCTAAAAATATGGAATATTAAGCAATTTCAATAACGGTCACGGTCAGCATAGTTGTGCGAAATGTTTCTAGTTTAAATGGAGAATGGAGAACATTACTCTGGTAAAGGCGCTCAATATGGAAAATGTGCGGTAACAGGTATGGAATTGGGTTTAACGGATTGGCACTGCCATCATAAAACCCCTTATCATCAATCCAAAGATGATCGATTTTCAAACCTGATTGTCCTCCATGAATCCGTTCATCGTCTTGTACATCTCAAAGATACTGAAAAGATTAAAGCGCAACTGCATGCCTTAAAACTAAACAAAAAGCAGTTGGAGAAGGTCAATGACCTTCGAAATCAGTGTCAATACCAAGCGATTTAGGAATGAAGAAAAGCATTTTGTTTCATTAACATAGAATTGAATGAATCGGTTTAGTTGGAACGCCGTATGCGGTGAAAGTCGCATGTACGGTGTGAACGAGGGGAAAAGGGAGCGATAATTTCAAACCCTTACCTATTCGTATCAAGAAGGTTTCACGAGAAATTTTCGCAATAAATGACTATAATAAGTGTTTACTTATGATATTAGGAAATTAGGAATTGATTTATTCGAATCTTTACGTATATAAAAATTAATTTCAAAGACCTTTGGTTCAATATCATTGGCTGTTTCAAATCCATTGTCTAGGGAACTTTCAGGAAGAAACGCAATTCCTTTTTGGGCAGAAACCATTGTTAAAATTATGTCAAAAGAATCTATCTCAATCACTTGTGAATTCAATAAGGATTTATCCTGTATATATTGAAGAGTGTGTTGTCTAAAGGGACATTTTTGGTCTCTACTCACAAAAAAGGTTTCTGTTTGTAAATCTACTTTTTTCTTGTTAATGGATTTTAACAAAATGAGATTTTCTTTAATATGATGAATTTTTTTAAAGGTGGTATCATTTAAAAAACGATTAGTGATAACCATATCAACTTCATTATTTTTAAGTAATTTTTTCAGCGTCAAATTTGATTCAACAAATAAAGAACACATTGATTCGTTTTCGGCGAACCTTTTTTCCAAATATATTTTAGCTATTGATTGAGTGGTTCCAATATTGTATATCTCTATTTCGGACCGAACTGTTCCTTTCATTTCTTCAATTAAGCTCATTATTTTATTTGCATAATTTTGTACTATTTCTCCTGCCGATAATATTTCCACGCCTCTATTAGTACGATCGAATAGTGGCACGCCCAGTTCTCCTTCTAACTTTTTTACTCTCTCTGAAACATTCGGTTGGACATATCCAAGTTCTTCAGCAGCTTTAGTTATTGAATTGGATTCTGCTACTTTCAGAAAAATTAACAAATCGTTTATCTCCACATTACCACCCCTTGATATCATTTTTAATGATAACCAATATAATTTATAACTTTTTTACTTTATAAAAGTAAAGAAATATACTCAAAACATAAGGGAGTGATAAAGATGATAGGTATGCAATATAAAATTACTTTACCTAGCGATTATAATATGGATATCATTAGGAATAGGGTAAAAGAGAATGGTTTTAAAACGGATGGATTTAGAGGATTAAACTTTAAAATGTACATCATCACTGAAAAAGGGAAAAACGGAAACCTTCATAATTCGTATGCTCCTCTGTATCTTTGGAACGATTCTAATGGAATGAACCGTTTTATTTTTGAGGGATCTTTCAATAATATTTTGGAGTCATTTGGTTGGCAAAAAATCAACATTGGGATTCCTTTAACTGTTGAAATGAAAAAGGAACTACTTCTTAGGAGCGATTTTTTATTGGAAATATCGGGTTCAATTAACGAAACCAACACGTTGAGCAATCTAATGTTTGACCCAATGGGAGTAGATGAACAAACTGCTCTAGGAAAAGTTTTAATCTATGACCCAGACAAATGGGGATATAGTCAATTTTACTTGTTTGAAAGTAGACCAATGTTAAATGACAAATTGCAAGGTGCAACCATCTATGAAATTTTACATATTTCTAAAGGTAATTGATTATATCTAAGTTTTGAATTTAGTTGTTAGTATCAAAATTAACTATTGGCAAAAAGTTTGTGAATAAGTGTACTTAACTATCGAATAGCGTCTCTTCAATAACAATTGGAGAGGCGCTTTTAATTTTTCTAACCATATAAAGGAAAATAATGCTATGCTAAAAATATAGATTATTATGCCAACTCACTAACCGTTAGATAGTTCAACAAGATATAATTTGTTTTAAAGGGGGAAACGGCAATGAATATTAGAAATTCAGCAAAAGCAATTTTAATAAGAGGAGATAAGATTTTACTAACAAAAAATAAAGATAATGAGGGTGACTTTTATCTATTCCCTGGTGGAGGACAAGAACACGGTGAAACCATTAATAATACCTTAATACGGGAGTGTATTGAAGAAACAGGGCATGAAATAAAAGTTGGAAATCTACTTCATATTCGGGAGTATATAGGGAAAAACCACGAGCATTCATCATTTGATTTTAATGTTCATCAGGTTGAGTATTATTTTGGTTGTACGATTGTTGGTGACATAAGTAATAATCAAAAGCCTACTAATCCTGATACCGACCAAGTAGGAATTGAGTGGATAACAATTAGGGATATAATGAAATATAGAATTTATCCAAAAAAGTTAAGGCAATACATAATAAAATATTTTAATGGTGACAAAGCTCCTGTTTACTTAGGAGATATAAATTAGGTCTTGTTGAACTAATGGGAGCAATAGTTGAAGATCACGATGAATCTCCGGCTTTTTTTCTTTTCCCTAACGTTTGGATGCTCGTGGAACTAAACCTAGAGTTCTAGTTTAAGAGGAGTGATTTATAATGGATTTTATAATTCGTAAAATGCGAAGCGAAGATACAGAACAAGTTCAAGATGTGGCGAAGACAACTTGGAACGCTACCTATGAAGGGATAATTCCTTTAAATGTCCAAGAGAATTTCTTGAATTCAGCTTACAATGATGAAATGATGAAACGGCGTTTGGAAAAGTCTAATCTGTTCGTCGCAGTACATGAAGAAAAGGTTGTTGGTTTTGCAAATTTTTCCCCAGTAAACGAAGGAAAAGCTGAATTAGGTGCCATTTATATTTATCCAGAATTCCAAGGTATGGGAATTGGCTCAGCGTTATTACAAAAGGGAATTAATCATTTAAAAGATATCAAAGAAATTTATATAAATGTGGAAAAGGAAAATAAAATAGGGAAGACCTTTTATGAAGCAAAAGGTTTTCAAATGGTTGAAGAGTTTGATGATGACTTTGATGGACACATTTTAAAAACCATTAGAATGGTTTTAGAAATCTAAGCAGTTCTATTTTTGTTAACTGTAGAGTGAGACTTCAAGATTTTTTCTTGTTGAAGATCAATTGAATGGTTGCCGTGTTATTTCTTTTTGCACTAACGGTCTGGAAGGTGAAAGAAGAGAGGTAGGGAATTAAATGACTGTGTTAGGTATTTTAGGAATGACACACGATGAGGAACTTCAAAAAAAGTTTGATTTTACATTAAGCTTTCTGAAGGAATTAATATTAGAATTTAACCCAGATGTTATTTGTGGTGAAGTTCACCCTAAAAGTTAGGGGTTATATTTAAAGACTGGTGAACCATATGGCTTTTTGGGAGAAACTCAGCCCGAATATCCGAAATTAATTTTTCCTTTGTGTGAGGAAAACGATATAAATTTTGTTCCAATAAATTGGTTTGAAGAAGACATTTTCGAAGAGGAGCCTTTTGATAAGTTTGATTATAATACTAAGATGCAACTTGAAGAGAGATTAGATATGTGGAAAGACAAGCAACTTTCTAAATGGAATCAGAGCGATATTCCTCTAAACTCTTTAGAGTATGATGACATAACAAAAGAGATGTACAGCTGGTTGCATAGTATAAATCCTGAAGTTCAGAATATCGTTTGGAGCACAAGGCACTATATTATGGTTGCCAGAGTTAAAAATGCTATTAAAAGGTATCCGAATAAAAGAATTCTATGTATTCACGGAGCTGACCATAATTATTGGTATTATCAATCCCTCAAGAATGAAGAAAGTATTAAGTTGATTTATCCATTGAGATAAGGAAGGATTTCTTCTTCAAGTAACGGAAGCTTTAGTTCAATAAGCGTACGTTGATCTTATCCAAGAAACAGGCCAGTTTGGGAGGGGATTAGTTTGATCGATGGTTATGCAACATCTAAGGATATGTCAAACTTCTTAGACAAGCACAGCATTGTAAAAAGGGAGACTCCTTGGTTTTTTATCTCCCCCATTGCGATAGGGACACATTTAGGGAATATGGATCAAACGGATTCTGAACTGTATCAAACCTCTATTGAGTATGGATTGAAAAACGGCATAAATTTTATCGATACCGCGATTAACTATCGAAGAATGCGTTCTGAACGAGATATAGGTCTAGTTCTTTCGCGTTTAATAAATGAAGAGCTTCTAAGGCGCAGCGAATTTGTCGTTTCCACGAAGGCTGGAATTATTCCTGGGGATATAGAGGCAGGACTTGTACCTAAAGATTATCTGCAAAAAATACTGCTTGATCAAGGCATTTTACAGGAATCTGATTAGGCTGCTTTAGTTGAAAAGGGAATCGGACGAATATGTTAACATCCTTTTGGCAAATTATTTATTATGATTTTTAATTTACAGTAAATGTTGAAGAATAAAACTGAGCATTTCCTGAAGTAACCTCAATTCGATATTATAACCAGAATTTTTTGATGAAAACGTATATGAATCTTTGTATGGCCATTTTTTAATGAATGTTGGTTCATCAGAAATGTCTACCCAATTTCTCGATTTGTCAAATCTTTGAAGCTGAAAAGCTATCTCTCCCATCATATCCATTGGTGCATTGATTTCAAACGGGTATGTATCTGCTTTATTGCCAGATATTCTAGCTAATGACACGGTGTAACTGCTAAACTAAAATAGACAGTTTCCGCTAGATAAAAATGAACACTTTTATCCATATGGGCTTAGGGGTTTTGGCATTGAAAGGGTTGCCGCCCCGAGGGGCGGCAACCCTTTCAATACTCGCTCGTCCGTCCCACCCATTATTAAAATTTTTCCCACAAACTTGTAGAATTTGATAGGTTATCAAACTATTAAGTGGAGGGAATTGAAAGGTGGAAAAATGGAAAGTGTATATGGAGATTTATCAATTAAAACAACAAGGATTTAAGGTGAGGAGGATTGCAAGAAAATTAGGGATTTCTAGAACGACCGTGTATAAATATCTTGAGCTGTCACCAGAGGAAATGAGTGCATGGATGGCGTCAACGAAAACGCGGTATAAAAAATTGGATCCGTATGAAATGCTTATTCAGACATGGCTAAGCGAACACGCTGATCTCTCCGCTTCACAGATTCACGATTGGTTACGGGAAAAGTATCCAGATCTAAAGGTTGGTGAGAGTACGGTACGTGGTTACGTTAAAGAATTACGTGAGAAATATGGTATTCCTAAAGTCGAAGAAAAGCGTGCCTATGAGGCTATTCCAGACCCACCAATGGGAAAACAGGCGCAGGTGGACTTTGGCCAAACCATACAAAAGACATTGGAAGGAAAAGAGATTAGGTTATATTTCATTAGCTTTGTAATGTCACATTCTCGTTTTAAGTACGCCGAGTGGCTAGACAGACCATTCACAACCAAAGATGTTATTCGAACGCATGAGAACGCCTTTCGGTTTTACGGAGGGATTCCTCATGAACTGGTTTATGATCAGGATTCTCTCATGGTAGTCAGTGAGAATTCAGGTGACTTAATTCTTACGGGTGAATTTCAAGCCTACCGTGAAGAAAGAAAATTAGTCCTCCACGTCTGTCGAAAAGCGGATCCTGAAAGTAAAGGTCGAATCGAGAATGTGGTTGGGTTTATAAAGAAAAATTTCGCTAAAAACCGTGTATTTGGTGGGATCGATCAGTGGAATGAGCAGTGTATTGCCTGGCTAGAAAGAACGGGGAATGGTAAGGTTCACAATACAACAAAAAAAAGACCAGTCGAAGTGTTTGCCCTAGAAAAACAACACTTACGACTCGTCACTAAAGAAATTGTACTTTCAAACGTTGACTCAAGTATAACAAGAACTGTTCGTAAGGACAACACGATTCTTTACCTATCCAATCGCTATTCTGTTCCTCTCGGAACCTATAAGAAAGATAAAGACGTTTTTATCGAAGTGTCAGATGAGAACCATCTTCTTGTTCGAGAGGAAAAGAAAGGGCCAGTGATTGCGGACCATATTATTTCTCAAGAAAAGGGCGGATTGATCCAAGACCGCCAACATAAAAGAGACCGAACCAAAGGTATTCCTGCTTACATCACGAGTGTTTCTAAGCAATTTGAGGACGCTGAGCTCGCCTATGAATTTCTAACTGAAGTCCAGCGCAGATACCCTCGCTATATCCGTGACCAGCTTCAACTTATATCAAAGGTTCTTAAAAGTGATTCAGAATTTGCGAGCGAGGCTTTAAAGGCGTGTTTGGATAGAGGACTGTACAGTGCAACTGAATTTAGCGACATCCACCAATATGTTAAACGCCAGCGGCAAGTGGACCGTTCACCCGGTGAGCAGAAAAAAGACCCAATTAAACCATTGGAAGCAGCTGATCAATCCATACTGTCAACGAAACCAAAGATTCGAGATATGAACGACTATTTGGCAGTTTTACAAGGAGGTTTAACTAATTGAGTCAGTCTCTAGAGCAACTCCAGCAACGTTTAAGTTCATTAAGGTGGTCGGAGAGCGCTGCCTACCTTCCCACGCTTATCTCCCAAGCGGAATCTGAGGATTGGACATACAGGATGTTTGTTGAGCACCTGTCAGCCTATGAACAAAAGCGTCGTGATGAGAAGCAAATTGAAAAACGGTTAAAATGGGCAGGATTCCCTTTTTATAAAACAATTGATGCATTTAACGTTAACGAGCAGCAATCCTTAAGCAAAAAACAAATTAATCAATTAAAGGAGTTTACTTGGATCGATCAATTATACAACCTTATTCTCTTAGGGCCGACAGGGGTGGGGAAAACCCTCCTCTCGACTGGGCTAGGAATAGAGGCTATTCATCGAGGATATAAAGTGTCCTTTGTCTCT
This region includes:
- a CDS encoding HAD family hydrolase, which codes for MLKHRLLKEIKGCVFIKAIIFDFDGTLADTLPICFNAFQFVFKEFDNREITPEEIKTMFGPSETGIIRENLMNSNYDQAIEMYYQKYGDYHQDLVTENKEINDLLLYLKTEGYKLAIVTGKARRSLEISMDCLNMRDVFDVIITGDDVELPKPNPEGINKVLSILNIKNNEAVFLGDSDADIQAGLGAQVYTIGVQWLPNYQSLEFSVKPNQLVKSPSEFRELLIDII
- a CDS encoding HNH endonuclease signature motif containing protein gives rise to the protein MENGEHYSGKGAQYGKCAVTGMELGLTDWHCHHKTPYHQSKDDRFSNLIVLHESVHRLVHLKDTEKIKAQLHALKLNKKQLEKVNDLRNQCQYQAI
- a CDS encoding LysR family transcriptional regulator, translating into MEINDLLIFLKVAESNSITKAAEELGYVQPNVSERVKKLEGELGVPLFDRTNRGVEILSAGEIVQNYANKIMSLIEEMKGTVRSEIEIYNIGTTQSIAKIYLEKRFAENESMCSLFVESNLTLKKLLKNNEVDMVITNRFLNDTTFKKIHHIKENLILLKSINKKKVDLQTETFFVSRDQKCPFRQHTLQYIQDKSLLNSQVIEIDSFDIILTMVSAQKGIAFLPESSLDNGFETANDIEPKVFEINFYIRKDSNKSIPNFLIS
- a CDS encoding DUF4865 family protein, whose protein sequence is MIGMQYKITLPSDYNMDIIRNRVKENGFKTDGFRGLNFKMYIITEKGKNGNLHNSYAPLYLWNDSNGMNRFIFEGSFNNILESFGWQKINIGIPLTVEMKKELLLRSDFLLEISGSINETNTLSNLMFDPMGVDEQTALGKVLIYDPDKWGYSQFYLFESRPMLNDKLQGATIYEILHISKGN
- a CDS encoding NUDIX domain-containing protein; translated protein: MNIRNSAKAILIRGDKILLTKNKDNEGDFYLFPGGGQEHGETINNTLIRECIEETGHEIKVGNLLHIREYIGKNHEHSSFDFNVHQVEYYFGCTIVGDISNNQKPTNPDTDQVGIEWITIRDIMKYRIYPKKLRQYIIKYFNGDKAPVYLGDIN
- a CDS encoding GNAT family N-acetyltransferase; protein product: MDFIIRKMRSEDTEQVQDVAKTTWNATYEGIIPLNVQENFLNSAYNDEMMKRRLEKSNLFVAVHEEKVVGFANFSPVNEGKAELGAIYIYPEFQGMGIGSALLQKGINHLKDIKEIYINVEKENKIGKTFYEAKGFQMVEEFDDDFDGHILKTIRMVLEI
- a CDS encoding aldo/keto reductase, whose amino-acid sequence is MIDGYATSKDMSNFLDKHSIVKRETPWFFISPIAIGTHLGNMDQTDSELYQTSIEYGLKNGINFIDTAINYRRMRSERDIGLVLSRLINEELLRRSEFVVSTKAGIIPGDIEAGLVPKDYLQKILLDQGILQESD
- the istA gene encoding IS21 family transposase, with the translated sequence MEKWKVYMEIYQLKQQGFKVRRIARKLGISRTTVYKYLELSPEEMSAWMASTKTRYKKLDPYEMLIQTWLSEHADLSASQIHDWLREKYPDLKVGESTVRGYVKELREKYGIPKVEEKRAYEAIPDPPMGKQAQVDFGQTIQKTLEGKEIRLYFISFVMSHSRFKYAEWLDRPFTTKDVIRTHENAFRFYGGIPHELVYDQDSLMVVSENSGDLILTGEFQAYREERKLVLHVCRKADPESKGRIENVVGFIKKNFAKNRVFGGIDQWNEQCIAWLERTGNGKVHNTTKKRPVEVFALEKQHLRLVTKEIVLSNVDSSITRTVRKDNTILYLSNRYSVPLGTYKKDKDVFIEVSDENHLLVREEKKGPVIADHIISQEKGGLIQDRQHKRDRTKGIPAYITSVSKQFEDAELAYEFLTEVQRRYPRYIRDQLQLISKVLKSDSEFASEALKACLDRGLYSATEFSDIHQYVKRQRQVDRSPGEQKKDPIKPLEAADQSILSTKPKIRDMNDYLAVLQGGLTN
- the istB gene encoding IS21-like element helper ATPase IstB, whose translation is MSQSLEQLQQRLSSLRWSESAAYLPTLISQAESEDWTYRMFVEHLSAYEQKRRDEKQIEKRLKWAGFPFYKTIDAFNVNEQQSLSKKQINQLKEFTWIDQLYNLILLGPTGVGKTLLSTGLGIEAIHRGYKVSFVSMGELIHTLKTEEFTRKSQTRMKRIRDSHLVIIDDLMYMAMDTREANLFFHLINDLYDRASVIITSNKSPKEWGELLGDPGITTAILDRLIHRAEVIHFREEESYRMKHRSSIFGQESVQN